The following are encoded in a window of Lacinutrix sp. WUR7 genomic DNA:
- a CDS encoding fumarate reductase/succinate dehydrogenase flavoprotein subunit, which yields MALDSKIPKGPIKDKWTDYKNHIDLVNPANKRNIDVIIVGTGLAGGSAAATLAELGYNVKAFCFQDSPRRAHSIAAQGGINAAKNYQGDGDSTYRLFYDTVKGGDYRSREANVYRLAEVSANIIDQCVAQGVPFAREYGGLLDNRSFGGVLVSRTFYAAGQTGQQLLLGAYSAMNRQIGRGKIKMYNRHEMLDVVKVDGKARGIITRNLITGEVERHSAHAVVLGTGGYGNVFFLSTNAMGSNVTAAWKAHKRGAYFANPCYTQIHPTCIPVSGDHQSKLTLMSESLRNDGRIWVPKHMKDVEAIRNKTLQPKDIKEEDRDYYLERRYPAFGNLVPRDVASRAAKERCDAGFGVNATGEAVFLDFASAIQRYGKETAHVKGLNENDAALVKKLGQEVIKNKYGNLFQMYEKIVDQDPYNTPMMIYPAVHYTMGGVWVDYNLMTTVPGLYCIGEANFSDHGANRLGASALMQGLADGYFVLPYTIGDYLSDDIRTGPISTDSKEFEDAEKEVKKTLDFFVTNKGSHSVDYFHKKLGKIMWNKVGMARNVKGLTEAISEIKELRAEFWKDVKVPGTNEEYNEELAKAGRVADFLELGELFAKDALNREESCGGHFREDAVELDGEQKGEAKRDDENFAYVAAWEYKGEPSDAVLHKEELEFKDIELKQRSYK from the coding sequence ATGGCTTTAGATTCAAAAATACCAAAAGGTCCAATTAAAGATAAATGGACAGACTATAAAAATCATATCGACTTAGTAAATCCTGCAAACAAGCGTAACATAGATGTTATTATTGTTGGTACAGGTTTAGCTGGTGGATCTGCTGCTGCTACGTTAGCAGAGCTTGGTTATAACGTAAAAGCATTTTGCTTTCAAGATTCTCCAAGACGTGCACACTCTATTGCAGCACAAGGAGGAATTAACGCAGCAAAGAACTACCAAGGAGATGGAGATTCTACATATAGATTGTTTTACGATACTGTAAAAGGTGGTGATTATCGTTCGCGTGAAGCAAACGTATACCGTTTGGCTGAGGTATCTGCAAACATTATTGACCAATGTGTTGCACAAGGGGTTCCTTTTGCAAGAGAATATGGTGGATTATTAGATAACCGTTCGTTTGGTGGTGTATTAGTATCTCGTACTTTTTACGCAGCTGGACAAACAGGACAACAATTATTATTAGGAGCCTATTCTGCTATGAACCGTCAAATTGGTCGTGGTAAAATCAAAATGTACAACCGTCACGAAATGTTAGACGTTGTTAAAGTAGATGGAAAAGCTCGTGGAATTATAACACGTAACTTAATTACTGGAGAAGTAGAACGTCATTCGGCACATGCTGTAGTTCTTGGAACTGGTGGTTATGGTAATGTATTCTTCTTATCGACTAATGCGATGGGAAGTAATGTAACAGCAGCTTGGAAAGCACATAAACGTGGTGCTTACTTTGCAAACCCTTGTTACACACAAATTCACCCAACATGTATTCCTGTTTCTGGAGATCATCAGTCTAAACTAACGTTAATGTCTGAGTCTTTACGTAATGACGGACGTATTTGGGTGCCAAAACACATGAAAGATGTGGAGGCTATTCGTAATAAAACGTTACAGCCTAAAGATATTAAAGAAGAAGACAGAGACTATTATTTAGAACGTCGTTATCCTGCATTCGGAAACCTAGTACCTCGTGATGTTGCCTCTCGTGCTGCAAAAGAGCGTTGTGATGCTGGTTTTGGTGTAAATGCAACAGGTGAAGCTGTATTCTTAGATTTTGCTTCGGCAATTCAACGTTACGGAAAAGAAACAGCACACGTTAAAGGATTAAATGAAAATGATGCCGCTCTTGTTAAAAAATTAGGACAAGAAGTAATCAAAAATAAATACGGAAACTTATTCCAAATGTATGAGAAGATCGTAGATCAAGATCCATACAACACGCCAATGATGATTTATCCAGCAGTACACTACACAATGGGTGGTGTTTGGGTAGATTATAACTTAATGACAACCGTTCCTGGTTTATACTGTATTGGAGAAGCAAATTTCTCTGATCATGGTGCAAACAGACTTGGTGCTTCGGCATTAATGCAAGGTTTAGCAGATGGTTATTTTGTATTGCCTTATACGATTGGTGATTATTTATCAGATGATATTAGAACAGGACCAATTTCTACAGATTCGAAAGAATTTGAGGATGCGGAAAAAGAAGTAAAAAAGACTTTAGATTTCTTCGTTACTAATAAAGGTTCTCACTCAGTAGATTATTTCCATAAGAAATTAGGGAAAATCATGTGGAACAAAGTAGGAATGGCTAGAAACGTTAAAGGATTAACCGAAGCTATTTCAGAAATTAAAGAACTCCGAGCAGAATTCTGGAAAGACGTAAAAGTTCCTGGAACAAACGAAGAATACAACGAAGAATTAGCAAAAGCTGGTCGTGTTGCAGATTTCTTAGAATTAGGAGAATTATTCGCTAAAGATGCTTTAAACAGAGAAGAATCTTGTGGAGGACACTTTAGAGAAGATGCAGTAGAATTAGATGGGGAACAAAAAGGAGAAGCAAAACGTGATGATGAAAACTTCGCATATGTTGCTGCTTGGGAATACAAAGGAGAACCTAGCGATGCTGTTTTACATAAAGAGGAATTAGAGTTCAAGGATATAGAATTAAAACAAAGATCATACAAATAA
- a CDS encoding succinate dehydrogenase cytochrome b subunit has protein sequence MSGILNSSIGRKFAMALSALFLMIFLLQHFAINLLSVFSADTFNEVSHYMGTFWAIQYVMQPVLIFGVIFHFVMGFVLEIKNKKARTISYAKNNGAANSTWMSRNMIYSGLAILAFICLHFYDFWLPEINTKYIQGDMSGLLANGEFRYFEELQHKFVDIWRVALYCIAFVFLALHLLHGFSSAFQSVGANNKYTKGLKGFGKAYAIIIPLGFIFIALFHHFNH, from the coding sequence ATGAGCGGAATTTTAAATTCTTCGATTGGAAGAAAGTTTGCCATGGCACTTTCGGCACTCTTCCTAATGATTTTCTTATTACAACATTTTGCAATTAACCTGTTGTCTGTCTTTAGTGCAGATACTTTTAATGAAGTTTCTCATTATATGGGAACCTTTTGGGCAATTCAATATGTGATGCAACCTGTATTAATTTTTGGTGTTATTTTCCATTTTGTAATGGGATTTGTTCTAGAGATTAAAAACAAAAAAGCACGAACAATAAGCTATGCCAAAAATAATGGTGCTGCTAATTCTACCTGGATGAGTCGTAATATGATTTACAGCGGACTAGCAATTTTAGCTTTTATCTGTTTACACTTTTATGATTTTTGGTTGCCAGAAATAAACACAAAATACATTCAAGGCGATATGTCTGGATTACTTGCCAATGGCGAGTTTAGATATTTTGAAGAGCTACAGCATAAGTTTGTAGATATCTGGAGAGTAGCATTATATTGTATTGCTTTTGTATTCTTAGCATTACACTTATTGCACGGGTTTAGTTCGGCATTCCAATCGGTTGGAGCAAACAATAAATATACAAAAGGATTAAAAGGATTCGGAAAAGCATATGCGATTATCATTCCATTAGGATTCATTTTCATTGCATTATTTCATCATTTTAATCACTAA